The proteins below come from a single Aspergillus oryzae RIB40 DNA, chromosome 5 genomic window:
- a CDS encoding cytochrome P450 (predicted protein), with protein sequence MSDILSIIGLTLLVAFLTSVVFFVQRRKLDPREPPLASSAIPLVGHLASFLYYGLEYFAIARCVTRTIPSLDGVEMLTAKLVSAVRRSRNAMSFGPLFANVAENGGGINGRGMQLLRDKEYGGQGVGQQTADSMHPALLGSGLDQMNGKMIAVLKTIIDELASQPDNVVDLYEWCSHAVTVASTDAVYGPLNPYRSESNRRAFWAIESNLSLLMMNVVPWITARKPWKGREQLTQAFIQYYQADGHLDSSQLAYTRWKVQHEAGAAIEDIARLEALTALGILSNTVPTCFYFLFDIFSRPDLLGKIRDEILDGAFSVDSAGVHTLDLADIRERCPIFVSTFQETLRTRSNSGQLRVVQKDTLLDDHLLVKAGSIILMPAAVINKHPSVWGADAGTYDPERFSKIDPAQKRSKASGFMSFGSSPHICPGRHFASGEILALVAMILVRFDVRPVRGTWVEPKGNTKAVAASLPPAVEKVEVKFSETSKFAGVKWEFRLTPGKGTFGLITG encoded by the exons ATGTCGGATATCCTCTCCATTATAGGGCTCACCCTCCTGGTGGCCTTTCTGACATCCGTGGTATTCTTCGTCCAGCGAAGGAAACTGGATCCCCGTGAACCACCTTTGGCCTCCAGCGCAATCCCGCTCGTCGGCCATCTGGCGTCATTTCTGTACTATGGCCTCGAGTATTTTGCCATTGCGAGGTGTGTTACTCGCACCATTCCTTCATTGGATGGAGTCGAAATGCTGACTGCGAAA CTGGTTTCGGCGGTGCGACGGAGCCGCAACGCAATGTCATTTGGCCCGCTGTTCGCAAATGTTGCCGAGAATGGAGGAGGTATTAATGGTCGCGGAATGCAGCTTCTCCGGGACAAAGAATATGGAGGCCAGGGCGTGGGACAGCAAACCGCAGACTCCATGCACCCGGCTCTCTTGGGCAGTGGACTGGACCAAATGAATGGGAAAATGATCGCTGTCCTCAAGACAATCATTGATGAGCTAGCATCGCAACCAGACAATGTAGTGGACCTGTATGAGTGGTGCTCGCATGCCGTTACGGTCGCCAGTACCGATGCCGTTTATGGCCCATTGAATCCTTACCGGTCAGAAAGCAACCGTCGCGCATTTTG GGCTATTGAATCGAACCTAAGTCTGCTAATGATGAACGTTGTCCCGTGGATCACCGCACGGAAACCGTGGAAAGGCAGAGAGCAACTAACCCAAGCCTTCATCCAATACTATCAAGCGGATGGACATCTGGATTCCTCGCAGTTGGCGTATACTCGATGGAAGGTTCAGCACGAGGCAGGGGCAGCTATTGAGGATATTGCGCGTTTAGAGGCACTCACAGCGCTGGGCATTCTCTCCAATACCGTCCCGACCTGCTTCTATTTCttgtttgatattttctCTCGCCCTGATCTCCTTGGTAAAATTCGGGATGAGATCCTGGACGGTGCCTTCTCGGTGGACTCGGCGGGCGTCCATACCCTGGACCTGGCTGATATCCGTGAGAGGTGTCCGATCTTCGTCTCAACGTTTCAAGAGACCCTCCGTACCCGGTCAAATTCTGGGCAGCTGCGTGTTGTACAGAAGGATACATTACTTGACGATCACCTGCTCGTAAAGGCCGGTTCCATTATCCTGATGCCCGCAGCAGTTATTAACAAGCATCCTTCCGTCTGGGGCGCGGACGCTGGTACGTATGACCCAGAGCGGTTTAGCAAGATCGATCCCGCGCAAAAGCGATCCAAGGCGTCTGGATTCATGTCTTTTGGTTCATCCCCGCATATCTGCCCTGGACGCCATTTCGCATCTGGCGAGATCCTAGCGCTGGTTGCAATGATCCTGGTGCGATTTGACGTTCGTCCCGTTCGGGGCACATGGGTCGAACCTAAGGGAAACACGAAGGCAGTTGCCGCATCGCTGCCTCCCGCggtggagaaggtcgaggtGAAATTCTCCGAGACGTCCAAGTTCGCCGGCGTGAAATGGGAATTTCGCCTGACGCCCGGAAAGGGAACCTTTGGTCTGATCACTGGATAA